Proteins encoded together in one Marispirochaeta sp. window:
- a CDS encoding PstS family phosphate ABC transporter substrate-binding protein, whose product MKKFIVAFTAICVSGFLFAGGGQEQNAGTGGTAAGFEWVLDSEVKGLPEVDPSMVRGDIITAGSSTVFPLSERMAERFKDEGYSGNITIDSIGSGAGLERFTVAGETDIANASRPIKQSEREQAEKIGRDPIEIRVGTDALAVTVSSANTFAKDVTLEELAQIFSTAATWRDVRPEWPNEPILRFIPGTDSGTFDYFVEEIFSKDPTPMLSANNLQLSEDDNILVQGIKGSPYAVGFFGYAYYAENEGALNILSIEGVEPNRANVDNNSYPLARPLFMYSDAQIMRSKPQVAAFIAFYLSYVNEEVVDVGYFPANDAALDAARKAWLEAMDGTL is encoded by the coding sequence ATGAAGAAATTTATTGTTGCATTTACGGCGATTTGTGTTTCGGGTTTTCTATTTGCCGGAGGCGGCCAGGAGCAGAATGCCGGAACAGGCGGAACTGCGGCCGGGTTTGAATGGGTCCTCGATTCTGAAGTCAAAGGTCTGCCGGAGGTAGATCCCTCAATGGTCCGGGGAGATATTATAACTGCAGGCAGTTCTACGGTATTTCCCCTGTCCGAACGGATGGCCGAGCGTTTCAAGGACGAAGGTTACAGCGGAAACATCACCATTGACAGCATCGGCTCCGGTGCCGGACTTGAACGCTTTACCGTGGCGGGAGAGACGGACATTGCCAACGCCAGCCGGCCCATCAAGCAGTCGGAGCGTGAGCAGGCTGAAAAAATAGGCCGGGATCCCATCGAGATTCGTGTCGGGACCGATGCCCTTGCTGTAACGGTGAGCAGTGCAAATACCTTTGCCAAAGACGTTACCCTGGAAGAGCTGGCACAGATCTTCTCCACTGCTGCCACATGGCGGGACGTACGGCCGGAATGGCCCAACGAACCGATCCTCCGCTTTATTCCCGGTACCGATTCCGGCACCTTTGACTACTTTGTGGAGGAAATCTTCAGCAAGGACCCGACCCCGATGCTGTCTGCAAACAATCTGCAGCTTTCGGAGGACGATAATATCCTCGTCCAGGGAATCAAAGGCAGTCCCTACGCCGTCGGTTTTTTCGGCTACGCCTACTACGCGGAGAACGAAGGCGCACTGAATATTCTGAGTATTGAGGGTGTTGAACCGAACCGGGCTAATGTGGACAATAACTCGTATCCTCTGGCTCGGCCGCTGTTTATGTACTCCGATGCGCAGATTATGCGCAGCAAGCCCCAGGTGGCGGCCTTTATTGCCTTTTACCTGAGCTATGTGAACGAAGAGGTGGTGGACGTAGGCTACTTTCCAGCCAACGACGCTGCCCTGGATGCGGCCAGAAAAGCCTGGCTTGAGGCCATGGACGGAACCTTATAG
- the pstC gene encoding phosphate ABC transporter permease subunit PstC, which produces MPLKIHAGPGAKHQDLKKRPRIGESLVFSVLFFFAILSVSITAGIVIILVRESVLFFGNGEVTLTEFFFSTEWQPMIGKFGFLPLINSTVMVSFIAILVAVPMGTAVAVYLSEYATDRVRSILKPVLEVLAGIPTVVYGYFAVTFMTPFLRAVFGSGVVEIYNTASAGIVTGILILPLVTSMSEDAIRAVPLSLRQGAFALGATKLETVIHVVVPAAFSGLSAAFIVGLSRAIGETMIVALAAGAGPNFTLDPFKAAETITGYIVRISGGDVGYNTMDYNSIFALGLVLFCITLILNVISRKIVQKFREVYE; this is translated from the coding sequence GTGCCCTTAAAAATACACGCCGGCCCCGGCGCTAAACATCAGGACCTGAAAAAACGGCCCAGAATCGGAGAAAGTCTGGTTTTTTCGGTCCTTTTCTTTTTCGCCATACTGTCGGTCAGCATTACCGCCGGGATTGTGATAATCCTGGTACGGGAGTCGGTCCTCTTTTTTGGAAACGGCGAAGTGACGCTTACGGAGTTTTTCTTCAGTACAGAGTGGCAGCCCATGATCGGAAAATTCGGTTTTCTGCCATTGATAAACTCCACAGTCATGGTCAGTTTTATTGCCATCCTGGTTGCCGTACCCATGGGTACGGCCGTGGCGGTCTATTTAAGCGAATACGCAACTGACAGGGTGCGGAGCATCCTGAAGCCGGTACTTGAGGTCCTGGCGGGAATCCCGACGGTAGTCTACGGCTACTTTGCGGTGACCTTTATGACGCCCTTTTTGCGGGCTGTTTTCGGCAGCGGGGTGGTCGAGATTTACAACACCGCATCGGCAGGGATCGTAACGGGAATCCTGATTCTCCCCCTGGTCACCTCCATGTCCGAAGACGCCATACGGGCGGTACCGCTTTCTCTGCGGCAGGGAGCATTTGCCCTGGGGGCGACCAAGCTGGAAACCGTTATCCATGTGGTTGTTCCCGCGGCCTTTTCCGGGCTGTCCGCCGCCTTTATTGTGGGATTGTCCCGGGCCATCGGCGAAACCATGATCGTTGCCCTGGCAGCCGGTGCCGGACCGAATTTCACCCTTGATCCTTTTAAAGCTGCGGAGACCATTACCGGATACATAGTCCGTATAAGCGGAGGAGACGTAGGCTACAACACAATGGATTATAACTCGATATTCGCCCTGGGCCTGGTTCTTTTTTGTATTACCCTGATCCTGAATGTGATCAGCCGTAAAATCGTTCAGAAGTTCCGGGAGGTCTACGAATGA
- the pstA gene encoding phosphate ABC transporter permease PstA, with the protein MSTKPESHFPAGTKEFDKRSRRNSLFALVFFAATTFSVIVLIVLLFSIINNAFGPVAVENTLDPAELSIDGREYTELEATELIGILEEHLSRGLIRRYNREKPLNERTTGDLVQLVEERIIRPAVQQSWSLAEGLFEREQIRSYFEANPNHTRSFRAWLNPSFIVASQSSTPEDSGIRTALLGSIWIILVTFAFSFPIGIGAAVYLEEYARDSWLNRFIQTNIYNLAGVPSIIYGLLGLAIFVRILEPLSSGAVFGAVDPSTANGRTVFSAGMTLGLLILPIIIINTQEALRALPASLRFSSFGLGATRWQTVRHHLLPGAMERILTGTIIALSRAIGETAPLVVVGASTFVSLDPEGVFSKFTTLPIQIYQWSARPQGEFRNIAAAAILVLLIMLLGMNATAIYFRNRLSRNSRVQ; encoded by the coding sequence ATGAGCACCAAACCAGAATCTCACTTTCCGGCGGGGACGAAAGAATTTGACAAAAGGTCCCGCAGAAACTCACTGTTCGCTTTGGTGTTTTTTGCAGCCACCACTTTTTCCGTTATTGTGCTGATAGTCCTTCTTTTCAGCATTATCAATAACGCCTTTGGACCGGTGGCGGTGGAGAACACCCTGGACCCCGCAGAACTCAGCATAGACGGGCGGGAGTATACCGAGCTCGAAGCGACGGAGCTGATCGGTATTCTGGAAGAGCACCTTTCCCGGGGGCTGATCCGCCGTTACAATCGGGAGAAACCGCTGAACGAACGGACTACCGGCGATCTTGTACAGCTGGTAGAGGAAAGGATAATAAGACCCGCGGTGCAGCAGAGCTGGTCTCTTGCCGAAGGACTGTTTGAAAGGGAGCAAATCAGGTCGTATTTTGAGGCTAATCCGAATCACACCCGGTCATTCCGGGCCTGGCTGAATCCCTCGTTTATTGTCGCTTCCCAGTCTTCCACCCCGGAGGACTCAGGGATCCGCACCGCTCTTCTGGGATCTATATGGATAATCCTGGTAACCTTTGCGTTCTCCTTTCCCATTGGGATCGGAGCCGCGGTGTACCTGGAAGAGTATGCCCGGGACTCCTGGCTGAACAGGTTTATTCAGACCAACATCTATAATCTGGCCGGGGTGCCTTCCATTATTTACGGTCTGCTGGGACTGGCAATCTTTGTCAGGATCCTGGAACCGCTGTCCAGCGGAGCAGTCTTTGGCGCGGTCGACCCTTCCACAGCCAACGGACGGACCGTTTTTTCAGCGGGCATGACCCTGGGGCTTTTGATCCTCCCCATCATTATTATCAATACCCAGGAGGCTCTGCGGGCCCTGCCGGCATCATTGCGCTTTTCGAGCTTCGGTCTGGGGGCGACCCGCTGGCAGACGGTGCGGCACCATCTGCTTCCCGGTGCCATGGAACGAATCCTTACCGGCACCATCATAGCCCTGTCCCGGGCCATAGGCGAAACTGCACCCCTGGTGGTTGTAGGCGCATCAACCTTTGTGTCCCTGGATCCGGAGGGGGTGTTCTCGAAATTCACTACACTTCCCATACAGATTTACCAGTGGTCCGCCCGTCCCCAGGGGGAGTTTCGTAACATAGCCGCTGCGGCAATACTGGTACTCCTGATAATGCTTTTGGGTATGAACGCGACGGCAATTTACTTCAGAAACAGACTATCCAGAAACTCGAGAGTGCAGTAA
- the pstB gene encoding phosphate ABC transporter ATP-binding protein PstB translates to MLQIDRLSVYYDMFLAVNQVTLGIPKNRITALIGPSGCGKSTVLRSMNRMNDLILGARTAGSIRFDGQDIFDSAIDPVKLRKRIGMVFQKPNPFPKSIYDNIAWGAKINGFSGNMDEHVEKCLRDAALWDEVKDKLKQNALQLSGGQQQRLCIARTIAVEPDVVLMDEPASALDPIATAYIEELAITLKEKYTIVIVTHNMGQASRISDYTAFFMVDENRSGYLEEWDETEKIFQNPKNKRTADYISGRFG, encoded by the coding sequence ATGCTGCAGATTGACAGGCTGAGTGTTTATTACGATATGTTCCTGGCGGTGAACCAGGTAACCCTGGGGATTCCCAAAAACCGGATAACCGCTCTTATCGGTCCATCGGGCTGCGGCAAGAGCACGGTACTGCGCAGCATGAATCGTATGAACGATCTGATCCTCGGCGCCAGGACTGCAGGTTCCATCCGTTTTGACGGACAGGATATTTTTGATTCGGCGATCGACCCGGTAAAGCTGCGCAAACGAATCGGCATGGTTTTTCAGAAGCCCAACCCCTTTCCAAAAAGCATCTATGATAATATTGCCTGGGGCGCAAAGATCAACGGCTTCAGCGGCAACATGGACGAGCACGTGGAAAAATGCCTGCGGGATGCCGCCCTCTGGGACGAGGTCAAGGACAAGCTTAAACAGAACGCCCTGCAGCTCTCCGGAGGTCAGCAGCAGCGGCTGTGTATTGCACGCACTATAGCGGTGGAGCCGGATGTAGTTTTAATGGACGAGCCCGCATCGGCCCTGGACCCTATAGCCACGGCCTACATAGAGGAGCTGGCCATAACTCTGAAAGAGAAATATACGATAGTAATCGTTACCCACAACATGGGCCAGGCCTCGCGGATTTCGGATTATACCGCCTTTTTTATGGTAGATGAAAACCGTTCCGGCTACCTGGAGGAGTGGGACGAGACGGAAAAGATCTTTCAAAACCCTAAAAACAAGCGTACTGCGGATTACATATCCGGACGTTTCGGCTGA
- a CDS encoding DNA-3-methyladenine glycosylase I, protein MVQRCAWVNPKNELMREYHDAEWGVPVHNDNKLFEMLILEGAQAGLSWDTILKKRENYRQAFEKFHPAKVAAFSEEKIRTLLQNDGIVRNRLKIRSAVKNARVFLDIQDQYGGFDAYIWNYVDGKQADRGFVALNEIPAKDELSERISRDLKKRGMSFVGPTIIYAYIQAIGLINSHTTDCFRYRELAKPDRAG, encoded by the coding sequence ATGGTACAGCGCTGCGCGTGGGTGAATCCGAAGAATGAACTGATGCGGGAGTATCACGATGCCGAATGGGGTGTCCCCGTACACAATGATAATAAACTCTTCGAAATGCTGATCCTTGAAGGGGCACAGGCCGGATTGTCCTGGGACACCATACTGAAGAAGCGCGAAAATTACCGCCAGGCCTTTGAGAAGTTCCACCCCGCCAAAGTCGCCGCTTTCTCCGAAGAGAAAATCAGGACACTTTTACAGAACGACGGGATTGTACGAAACCGATTGAAGATACGGTCGGCGGTAAAGAACGCACGGGTGTTTCTGGACATCCAGGATCAGTACGGCGGCTTTGACGCCTATATATGGAATTATGTCGACGGAAAGCAGGCTGACAGGGGTTTTGTCGCCTTAAATGAGATTCCGGCAAAAGACGAACTGTCGGAGAGGATCTCCAGGGACCTTAAAAAGCGGGGAATGAGTTTTGTCGGACCGACAATAATCTATGCATATATACAAGCCATAGGCCTTATCAATTCTCACACGACAGACTGCTTCAGGTACAGGGAACTGGCGAAACCTGACCGGGCCGGGTGA
- a CDS encoding HesA/MoeB/ThiF family protein, with translation MPGTNSYSLSMINNEDRKRYHRQLFIDQWGDEGQEKISTARVSIIGAGGLGSPVSLYLAAAGVGRLRIIDKDRVELSNLNRQILYNEQSIGVAKAASARERLIALNSTISIKCLEAEFSDATADEFCSETDILVDCLDSFSARKILNRWAVKKKIPLVHAGISGGGGQITVIPAGGKPCLECLFPQEPDQNNIPVVGAAVGILGSMQAMEVLKLITGIGEPLTRRLLICNGLTADYQEIALQADPDCPVCG, from the coding sequence ATGCCCGGAACAAACTCCTATTCTTTATCCATGATAAACAACGAAGACAGGAAACGTTACCACAGACAACTGTTTATCGACCAGTGGGGGGACGAGGGGCAGGAAAAGATTTCCACTGCCCGGGTAAGTATCATTGGCGCGGGAGGGTTGGGAAGTCCGGTATCCCTTTACCTCGCAGCTGCCGGGGTGGGCCGGCTCAGGATTATTGATAAAGATCGGGTTGAACTTTCCAATCTGAACAGACAGATCCTCTATAATGAGCAATCGATAGGAGTGGCAAAAGCGGCTTCGGCCAGGGAGCGGCTGATTGCACTTAACAGCACTATTTCAATAAAATGTCTGGAAGCCGAGTTCAGCGATGCAACTGCAGATGAATTCTGCAGTGAGACTGATATTCTTGTGGATTGTCTCGATTCCTTTTCCGCCAGAAAGATCCTGAACCGGTGGGCGGTAAAAAAGAAAATTCCCCTGGTCCATGCCGGAATCTCCGGAGGGGGAGGACAGATAACCGTTATTCCGGCGGGAGGTAAGCCCTGCCTCGAGTGTCTTTTTCCTCAGGAACCGGATCAGAATAATATTCCCGTGGTTGGAGCCGCAGTCGGAATACTGGGAAGCATGCAGGCGATGGAGGTACTGAAACTGATTACCGGGATCGGGGAGCCCCTTACCCGGCGGCTTCTTATCTGTAACGGCCTGACCGCGGATTACCAGGAGATTGCCCTCCAGGCCGATCCCGACTGTCCCGTCTGCGGATAA